A window of the Scleropages formosus chromosome 21, fSclFor1.1, whole genome shotgun sequence genome harbors these coding sequences:
- the chrm2a gene encoding muscarinic acetylcholine receptor M2a, which translates to MEMSNISNSNGSEEDNAGTLLPESPYKTVEVVFIVLVAGSLSLVTVIGNILVMLSIKVNRSLQTVNNYFLFSLACADLIIGLCSMNLYTVYIVIGYWPLGPVVCDLWLALDYVVSNASVMNLLIISFDRYFCVTKPLSYPVKRTTKMAGMMIAAAWVLSFILWAPAILFWQFIVGGRTVPERECYIQFFSNAAVTFGTAIAAFYLPVIIMTVLYWQISRASKSRVKKDTRKPSGAQQEALLSPGQVQSHVSKPNNNNLASGDIERNQSQNAEKTTNKTDSKLQNGRGPSTTSGDGNGEVDEGTTVVFGQSEEKESSNDSSSVSAGASNLKDDETVLQKENCSASPSQPPPRLRAKSGASKLTCIKIVTKSPKGDCYTASSTTVEIVPGAEKQNLVTRKIVKMTKQPPHKKKKSAPSREKKVTRTIMAILVAFVVTWTPYNVMVLINTFCSSCIPTTVWTIGYWLCYINSTINPACYALCNVTFKKTFKHLLLCQYKNIRSTR; encoded by the coding sequence ATGGAGATGTCCAACATTTCGAATTCCAATGGCTCTGAAGAGGACAACGCAGGCACCCTGTTGCCGGAGAGTCCGTACAAGACAGTGGAGGTGGTGTTCATCGTCCTGGTGGCTGGGTCTCTCAGCCTTGTCACAGTGATTGGGAACATCTTGGTGATGCTCTCCATTAAGGTCAACAGGAGCCTGCAGACTGTCAATAACTACTTCCTGTTCAGCCTTGCATGTGCAGACCTCATTATTGGGCTTTGCTCCATGAACTTGTACACTGTCTACATCGTGATTggctactggccactggggccAGTAGTGTGTGATCTGTGGCTGGCATTAGACTATGTCGTAAGTAATGCCTCTGTCATGAACCTGCTAATTATCAGCTTTGACAGATACTTCTGCGTAACCAAGCCACTGAGCTACCCTGTGAAAAGGACAACCAAGATGGCAGGAATGATGATTGCAGCAGCCTGGGTTCTGTCCTTTATCCTGTGGGCACCAGCCATTCTCTTCTGGCAGTTCATCGTAGGGGGACGGACCGTGCCTGAAAGGGAGTGCTACATCCAGTTCTTTTCCAACGCTGCGGTCACCTTTGGCACTGCCATTGCTGCCTTCTACCTGCCTGTCATCATTATGACAGTTCTGTACTGGCAGATCTCCCGGGCCAGCAAGAGCCGTGTGAAGAAGGACACTCGCAAGCCCTCTGGTGCCCAGCAAGAGGCCCTGCTATCACCCGGTCAGGTGCAGAGTCATGTCTCCAAGCCCAACAACAATAACCTGGCATCAGGGGACATAGAGAGAAACCAAAGTCAAAACGCAGAGAAAACCACCAATAAAACTGACAGCAAGCTGCAGAATGGCAGAGGCCCATCCACAACTTCAGGAGATGGAAACGGTGAGGTGGACGAAGGCACGACGGTAGTCTTCGGGCAGAGCGAGGAGAAGGAGAGCTCCAACGACTCTTCTTCTGTCAGTGCAGGGGCATCTAACCTGAAAGATGACGAAACGGTGCTGCAGAAGGAGAACTGCAGCGCCAGCCCAAGTCAGCCTCCACCACGCCTTCGGGCCAAGAGCGGTGCCTCCAAGCTCACCTGCATCAAGATCGTGACCAAGTCGCCAAAGGGAGACTGCTACACAGCATCCAGCACCACCGTGGAGATTGTACCTGGTGCAGAAAAGCAGAATCTGGTGACGAGGAAGATTGTGAAGATGACTAAGCAGCCGCCCCACAAGAAGAAGAAGTCAGCACCTTCGCGTGAGAAGAAGGTCACACGGACCATCATGGCCATCTTGGTGGCCTTCGTGGTTACCTGGACGCCCTACAACGTCATGGTGCTCATCAACACATTCTGCTCCAGCTGCATTCCCACTACGGTGTGGACCATTGGCTACTGGCTCTGCTACATCAACAGCACGATCAACCCTGCCTGCTACGCCCTCTGCAACGTCACTTTCAAAAAGACTTTTAAACACCTCCTTCTCTGCCAGTACAAGAACATTAGATCCACTAGATGA
- the ptn gene encoding pleiotrophin translates to MYRLQHWTVAAVMALLVVTAAAPDGSKVEKQGKKERKADCGEWQWSVCVANVGDCGLGTREGTRSGTNCKQIIKTQRCKIPCNWKKQFGGECKYDFEEWGECDLSTGMKNRTGILKRALMDATCPNTVSATKPCGKVVKTKLHDSKKPKREGKKKDRTLMD, encoded by the exons ATGTACAGATTACAGCACTGGACTGTGGCAGCAGTGATGGCCCTTCTGGTTGTCACAGCAGCTGCCCCTGATGGGAGCAAAGTAGAAAAACAAG GGAAGAAGGAGCGCAAGGCGGACTGTGGCGAGTGGCAGTGGAGCGTATGTGTGGCCAACGTGGGCGACTGTGGCCTGGGCACTCGGGAGGGCACACGCAGCGGCACCAACTGCAAGCAGATCATCAAGACCCAGCGGTGCAAAATCCCCTGCAACTGGAAGAAGCAGTTTGGAG GTGAATGCAAGTACGATTTTGAGGAGTGGGGTGAGTGCGACCTATCGACGGGGATGAAGAACCGTACAGGGATCCTGAAGAGGGCCCTGATGGATGCCACATGCCCCAACACCGTCAGCGCCACCAAGCCCTGCGGCAAAGTCGTCAAGACTAAGCTTCATG ACTCCAAGAAGCCGAAGCGGGAGGGGAAGAAGAAGGACCGTACACTGATGGACTAG